The Candidatus Paceibacterota bacterium genome contains the following window.
AACCAGAAGAATATTCTTTATCTCTCGCTTTAGATGAAGAATTAGTAAAAAGTTATCTTGCCGAACTATCCCAGGCTATAAATATAGAACCAAAAAATCCACTCTTATCTTTCCAGAACGGTAAAATCAGAATAATATCTCAACCAAAAACTGGAAAAATTTTAGATATAGAAAAAAGTACTAAAAAGATCCAAAGAAGCGTTCTTTCGAGAAAAAACAGAATCAGGCTCGAGATGGAAAAAAAGGAACCAGACATCACAGAAGATAAAATAAAAGAATTAAAAATAGAAAAATTAATAGGAAGGGGCACTTCAAATTTTGGAGGATCACCAAAAAACCGAATTAATAATATAAGAGTAGCAGCATCAAAATTTAATGGTACTTTAATCGCACCAGACCAAACTTTCTCTTTTAATGAAATTCTTGGAAATGTAGGACCAAGCGAGGGATACTTGCCAGAACTTGTAATTAAAAATAATAAAACAATACCAGAATATGGTGGAGGGATATGCCAAGTTTCAACTACAATGTTTAGGGCAGCTGTATATTCTGGAATGGAAGTTGTTGAAAGATACGCTCATGCTTTTCCAGTAGCATACTATAATCCTCAAGGATTCGACGCCACAGTATACCAACCATCTCCTAACCTTCGTTTTGTAAATAATACTCCAGGATATATTTTAATACAATCGAGAATCTCAGGCAGTACTTTAATTTTTGAATTTTACGGAAAAGACGACGGGAGAAAAGTTGTAGTTAAGGGCCCTTACCAATATGATTTTAAAAAAGACGGATCCCTAAAAGCAAGATTAATAGAAGAGGTTTGGAAGGGTAAAAAGTTAATTTATAAAAAAATATTCCTTTCATCTTATGAATCACCAAAAAAATATCCCGTACAAAGATAAATCTTCTCTTCGACCTTTCAACGACATTACCCTTATAATCCCTACGTTAAATGAAGCAGAAAATTTGCCATTGCTTTTTGGATTGCTTAAGAAATTATATCCAGACATAAAAGTAATTATTAGCGATGACGGATCAAATGACGGCACAAAAGACATAACAGAGAAAATATCTAAAGAAAATAAAAATATTCAACTAATTAATAGATCAAAAAAGAAAATCCATGGAATTTGTATAAGCGTAATAGACGCAATTTTTGAAACAAAAACAGAAAATTTTATAGTAATGGACGGCGATCTTCAACATCCCCCAGAGAAAATAAAAGAATTTAAAGAGAGTTTTGATAAAAATTATAGCCTTATAATCGGCACAAGAGAAAAAATTAAAGGGTGGGAATTTAAAAGAAAAGTAATGTCGTACGTGGCAAGCTTACTTGGAAAAATATCACTTTTCTTTAGAAGAAAAAAAATCCCGAAAGACATTCTTTCTGGATTTTTCGGAGGAAAAACTTCTTTATTTCAAAAAATTATTAATAAAAATTTAAATAAATTTGAATTCGAAAGCTATAAAATTTTGTTTGATTTTTTAAAAATTCTGCCAAATAAAATAGAAACAAAGGAAATTCCATATATTTTTGGCATAAGGAAAAAAGGATTATCAAAAATTAATAAAAAACATATTATAGCTTTTATTAAGGCCTTATTTAAATAGATGTCTTTATTTAATAAAAAGATTATACTCTTGAGCGTAATTTCATTATTTATTTTTTTATTTATAATTTTTATTTTTATTTCAACAACAGATACGGATATTAAAATATACTATAGTTACGCTCAATCTATCCTGCAAAATAAAGTTCCTTATAGAGATTTCTTTGTTGTATATCCTCCCTTTTCTTTATTACCCATAATTTTGCCTGGTTTTTTTTCAACAAATATCACAACTTACAAAAATCTTTTTGGCCTTGAAATGCTTACGTTCCTAATTTTAACAATTTTCCTTTTATATCTTTTATCTAAAAGATTAAAAAAAGATTACTTTCTTGTAATCTTGGGATTTTTGCTAATTTCTATTTTCTTAAGTTACACAATTATTAAAAGATTTGATATTTTTGTAACTTTTTTAATCGTATTAAGCACTTTCCTTTTAGTAAAAAAGAAATATTGTCTTTCTGGTGTTTTGCTTATTTTTGGAGTATTTACAAAGTTTTATCCTATTATCCTTTTTCCTTTATTTTTTTTATATATTTTTAAAAAGGAAAGTGTTAAAAAATCTCTATTCTTTGTTTTTTCTTCTGGGGTTACTTTTTTTATAATAGTCCTATTCCTTTTTTTAATAATGCCTCCGCAAGGTTCAGGACTCTATAGTCTTGAATATCAATTTACAAGACCGCTTCATTTTGAAAGTTTTTACGGAAGCACATTGCTCCTATTAGAAAAAACAAAAGTTCCTATCTTTAAAACGACCCTTAAAAATGATATGTATGGATGGTCGTTATACGATTCTCCTTTACTGAAATTTATATTGCCATTTAGTACTCTTTTTATATTGATTATGTTTATGCTTCTTTTTTATTCTTTTGAAAAAAAAGGAGAAATATCCGATGGTTCTCTCTTAAAATATGTTTTTTCTTTTTTGTTAATATTTATGACCTTCAATAAAGTACTTTCTCCACAATTTTTAATATGGATTTTACCTTTGGGTTTATTGGCTCTTAATTCAAAAGAATTTAAAATTTTATTTTTAGTAGTGTTTCTTACTTTTTTTATATATCCGCCCTTATATGGGATTTTGATTGAGAAACAATTTTTTGCGCTAAGTTTATTATTTTTAAGAAATGTATTACTTGTTTTATTATCTTTCTCTTTTTTAAGATCTTTATTGTCCCCAAGCCCAAAAATTACTAAGAATAAAATTCCACAAAAATCCTCCGCAAATACCAAATAATTCGGCTAGATAAACGTTAAAATCGAATTTCTCTTTTAAAAATGCCAATATTAAAAGATTTATTAAAAGGCCTCCAAGACAAATTAAATTAAATTTTAAAAATTTAAAAATAATTTTCTCTTTTCTACTACGGTCCTTAAAAGTCCATATATGATTAAAAATAAAATTTGAAATTATAGAAATCTCAATTGCGATTGCGGCTGCAATTAAATAGTAAAGCCCTAAACACTCATAAAACAGAAAAAGCATTGAATAATTAATAAATATTCCACCAACAGACACTAGAGCATATTTTAATATTCGAGATGTATCTTTTTTTGAAATTTTCATATTTTTTAAAATTATTTCCACAAAGGAAACCAAAGCCTCAAAGAAAGCGCCTTATCCGATAAAGGTATTCCATATGTTAGGGGTAAATAAAAAACAAAGGAAAGGAAGACTATAAATAATATTAATCCGAAAATTATATTTTTCTTTTTCTTTATCATGTTCTTTGCAAAATAATCGAAGCATAAAGAAAAAATAATTATTGAAAGACAAAGCGGAACTAAGTAATAGTAAAGAAAGCTTGTCCTTTTAACTCCGATAAAAACCAGCCAAGAAAAAAAATAAAAATATAAAATATCAGGTTTTTTAAGAAAGGATGGTAATTTTTCTTTTTTTCTTTTTGCTAAATAAGGTATAAAAAATATGCTTATTATCCCAAAAAATCCCAAAAACCAAACAATTGGATTTCCCATTAAATAAAGATGCACATTTTCTTCACTATAATATAACATTGCCTTTCCCCCGGTAGGCCATTTCCACCAAGAACTACTATATGGATGATCCCCTGTTACGGAGAAAATAGATATCATTTGTTTGTGAACTTTAAAAAATTTCTCAAAAAAATTCCCATCAGGTTCTTTGTAATAAAAAACAAAAGGACCATCTTTTATTTCCTTTTCTTTATCTACATATAAAAGAGGATCTGAAAAATTTTTTGGATTTCGAGATGAATTTAAAAGAGAAAAATGAACAAAAAAAGAAAAAATATAAACCAAAAGTGGCAAAAATAAAATACCTAAAAAAATAGCAGTAAAATATTTCTTATTTTTTTGAAAAAAATTTGATAATCCACCTCCAGAAATTATTTGTTTATTAATTAACTTTATAATTTCTAAAAAAATAATAGTAGCAAGAACTAAAAATCCCGTCCATTTAACAGAAATAACAATACCTAAAGAAAGACCTAATAAAATCAAGAAAATATACCATTTTTTTGTATATTTTTTTTGATTTATCAGCTTTAAATATAAAAAGATTGATGATAAATAAAAGAAAACAAGAAAAATCTCCAATAAAACAAAACGAGATTGCAACAAAAGTGCATTGTCAAAAAGCAAAAAAGCACTACAAAGAAAAGCTGCCTTATTTGATCCTTTTAACTCTTTTACAATAAACCAACCCAATATTGGCAAAAAAATACCCAAAATTGCCGGCAAAAGCCTAAATGGTAAATAGCTGCTTTTACTTAAATAACTTTCATTATGGTTAAAATAAAAATTTCCACTTGGATCTTTAAAGCCAAAAAGTTTTCCAGATGCTGAAATTAAAATTTTTCCAAGGGGCGGGTGGGCATCAAAATAATATTTATGGGAAAGATAAGAGGCAGCGCTTGAAGCATACCATTGCTCATCAAAAACTATCCTATTTGGATAAGATAACCTAAAAAAATGCAAAAAAATACTTAAAGCGAGAATTAAAAATAAAAAAAATAAGACAACTTTCTTTTTCATCGTATTTAATATAATTTATTAAAACTCTGTCGGAAGAAAAAATCAAAATTTCATGGATTACTCCATGCCGCAAATGTGCCTCTGGCAGGATTTGAACCTGCACCCCTTACGGGACATGGTCCTAAACCATGCGTGTCTGCCAATTCCACCACAGAGGCATTTATGCTTAATGATTTATTAGTTTTTTAACTACTCCGAAAAATATTTTTATAATTATAACATAAAACGAACGGCTACGAAAAACCGTTCGTTCTATTACGTAAGACGAATTAAGAATATATCTCTATTAAGAAATAAGGCTAGTAATTAAAGCCACTATACCACCCGCTATCGCAGCAACAACAACACCTATTAAGCCATACATTACTCTTTTTCTTGCTGTTTCAACCTTAGTTGGGTCACCCTCTGCACCAAAAAAAGTTATGCCAGCCCAAATAAACATAACAATAACCACAACACCCAAAACAGCCCACATTATATTTCTTATTAAATTCATAATCCTAACAATGTCGTCCCAATTCTTTACTGGAGCAGGAGGTTCTGAGGTAGGGCCTGCTGCCATAACCAATGTTGGTAAAACCATCATTGATATAAATCCGATTATTAAAACGTGACTTAAAACTTTCTTTAATTTTTTCATATTTTTCTAAATTTTCTTCAAAAAACGACCTTTTTATGGTGACAAAAGATTCGTTATAAGTATACTAATTCCACTTGCGACAACCGCAACAAAAACTCCAATTACAATATATTTTAAAAGATCCCTTGCTTTCTTTGCTTTTTCTGGGTTTCCTTCGGATGTTAAAAACAAAATACCCGCCCAAATTCCCATGATTGTAGCAAGAGGAGCAACTAAAAACCACATATATTTTTTAACAGCGTTCAAGAATTCCTCAATTGTTGATATTTTGGCAGGATTTGGAATATCAACATCAGCAAATACAAAAAGAGGTAAAAATAAAATAATTGATAAAATTATTATTGACAAAATTTTTTTA
Protein-coding sequences here:
- a CDS encoding VanW family protein, whose protein sequence is MDVRKTFLKNKILWLSLGVIVLTVTLFCFEKYPQGRINYGTKIAGIKVGGKAKTEANKIIQEKINNLSNEVISFELKEKNENSNIKVIRISNLKPKYNTEKDINSAFSFGKNKGFLGNTKDKIWSLFGKNNIELSIEINKESLDNFLNEKFGEFEILPQNAYVYFDEEDEVFKIEKSKIGKTFSRKKIKKKLEEDIKSFKITNICLQKEASKKNEDNCFLLEKAQPEIETEAAIKAKKNVNEIMEDGPYVLLANGDSYRIKNKTFGNWFLFIPKEEPEEYSLSLALDEELVKSYLAELSQAINIEPKNPLLSFQNGKIRIISQPKTGKILDIEKSTKKIQRSVLSRKNRIRLEMEKKEPDITEDKIKELKIEKLIGRGTSNFGGSPKNRINNIRVAASKFNGTLIAPDQTFSFNEILGNVGPSEGYLPELVIKNNKTIPEYGGGICQVSTTMFRAAVYSGMEVVERYAHAFPVAYYNPQGFDATVYQPSPNLRFVNNTPGYILIQSRISGSTLIFEFYGKDDGRKVVVKGPYQYDFKKDGSLKARLIEEVWKGKKLIYKKIFLSSYESPKKYPVQR
- a CDS encoding glycosyltransferase, which codes for MNHQKNIPYKDKSSLRPFNDITLIIPTLNEAENLPLLFGLLKKLYPDIKVIISDDGSNDGTKDITEKISKENKNIQLINRSKKKIHGICISVIDAIFETKTENFIVMDGDLQHPPEKIKEFKESFDKNYSLIIGTREKIKGWEFKRKVMSYVASLLGKISLFFRRKKIPKDILSGFFGGKTSLFQKIINKNLNKFEFESYKILFDFLKILPNKIETKEIPYIFGIRKKGLSKINKKHIIAFIKALFK
- a CDS encoding glycosyltransferase family 87 protein, whose protein sequence is MSLFNKKIILLSVISLFIFLFIIFIFISTTDTDIKIYYSYAQSILQNKVPYRDFFVVYPPFSLLPIILPGFFSTNITTYKNLFGLEMLTFLILTIFLLYLLSKRLKKDYFLVILGFLLISIFLSYTIIKRFDIFVTFLIVLSTFLLVKKKYCLSGVLLIFGVFTKFYPIILFPLFFLYIFKKESVKKSLFFVFSSGVTFFIIVLFLFLIMPPQGSGLYSLEYQFTRPLHFESFYGSTLLLLEKTKVPIFKTTLKNDMYGWSLYDSPLLKFILPFSTLFILIMFMLLFYSFEKKGEISDGSLLKYVFSFLLIFMTFNKVLSPQFLIWILPLGLLALNSKEFKILFLVVFLTFFIYPPLYGILIEKQFFALSLLFLRNVLLVLLSFSFLRSLLSPSPKITKNKIPQKSSANTK
- a CDS encoding phospholipid carrier-dependent glycosyltransferase, which produces MKKKVVLFFLFLILALSIFLHFFRLSYPNRIVFDEQWYASSAASYLSHKYYFDAHPPLGKILISASGKLFGFKDPSGNFYFNHNESYLSKSSYLPFRLLPAILGIFLPILGWFIVKELKGSNKAAFLCSAFLLFDNALLLQSRFVLLEIFLVFFYLSSIFLYLKLINQKKYTKKWYIFLILLGLSLGIVISVKWTGFLVLATIIFLEIIKLINKQIISGGGLSNFFQKNKKYFTAIFLGILFLPLLVYIFSFFVHFSLLNSSRNPKNFSDPLLYVDKEKEIKDGPFVFYYKEPDGNFFEKFFKVHKQMISIFSVTGDHPYSSSWWKWPTGGKAMLYYSEENVHLYLMGNPIVWFLGFFGIISIFFIPYLAKRKKEKLPSFLKKPDILYFYFFSWLVFIGVKRTSFLYYYLVPLCLSIIIFSLCFDYFAKNMIKKKKNIIFGLILFIVFLSFVFYLPLTYGIPLSDKALSLRLWFPLWK
- a CDS encoding TrbC/VirB2 family protein, which codes for MKKLKKVLSHVLIIGFISMMVLPTLVMAAGPTSEPPAPVKNWDDIVRIMNLIRNIMWAVLGVVVIVMFIWAGITFFGAEGDPTKVETARKRVMYGLIGVVVAAIAGGIVALITSLIS
- a CDS encoding pilin; amino-acid sequence: MKNKKILSIIILSIILFLPLFVFADVDIPNPAKISTIEEFLNAVKKYMWFLVAPLATIMGIWAGILFLTSEGNPEKAKKARDLLKYIVIGVFVAVVASGISILITNLLSP